Proteins encoded in a region of the Massilia sp. UMI-21 genome:
- a CDS encoding RNA methyltransferase produces the protein MRISAIRARLAALGALPLHQERVLRDWVQGAAHERGRRPASDFLPKPVRAALPALDAELAGLVRLVSSHPGEDGSERLLIELRDGQTIESVLLPRDGVCVSSQVGCAVGCRFCMTGRDGLLRQVSSGEIVAQVVLARGRRPLKKVVFMGMGEPAHNLDNVLEAIELLGVEAGIAHKNLVFSTVGDPRAFERLLEGRVKPALALSLHTTRADLRAELLPRAPRLSPQELVEQGERYARLSGYPIQYQWTLLEGVNDGPDEIEGIVALLRGKRAILNMIPYNTVPGLAYRRPSWERAREIAASLHARGVLTKLRDSAGQDVDGGCGQLRARAGRAIALRRA, from the coding sequence ATGCGTATTTCGGCCATCCGCGCGCGCCTGGCGGCGCTCGGCGCGCTGCCGCTGCACCAGGAGCGCGTGCTGCGCGACTGGGTGCAGGGCGCCGCGCACGAGCGCGGCCGCCGCCCGGCTTCCGACTTCCTGCCGAAACCGGTGCGCGCGGCCTTGCCCGCGCTGGACGCCGAACTGGCCGGCCTGGTGCGGCTGGTCTCCAGCCACCCGGGCGAAGACGGCTCCGAACGCCTGCTGATCGAACTGCGGGACGGCCAGACGATCGAATCGGTGCTGCTGCCGCGCGACGGGGTGTGCGTCTCGAGCCAGGTCGGCTGCGCGGTGGGCTGCCGATTTTGCATGACCGGCCGCGACGGCCTGCTGCGCCAGGTGTCCAGCGGCGAGATCGTGGCCCAGGTGGTGCTGGCCCGTGGCCGCCGGCCGCTGAAGAAGGTGGTGTTCATGGGCATGGGCGAGCCGGCCCACAACCTCGACAACGTGCTGGAAGCGATCGAGCTGCTGGGTGTCGAGGCCGGCATCGCCCACAAGAACCTGGTGTTTTCCACCGTGGGCGACCCGCGCGCCTTCGAGCGCCTGCTCGAAGGGCGGGTGAAGCCGGCCCTGGCGCTGTCGCTGCATACCACCAGGGCGGACCTGCGCGCCGAGTTGCTGCCGCGCGCGCCGCGCCTGAGCCCGCAGGAACTGGTGGAGCAGGGCGAGCGCTATGCGCGCCTGTCCGGCTATCCGATCCAGTACCAGTGGACCCTGCTCGAGGGCGTCAACGACGGCCCGGACGAAATCGAGGGCATCGTGGCCCTGCTGCGCGGCAAGCGCGCGATCCTCAACATGATCCCCTATAACACGGTGCCCGGGCTGGCCTACCGGCGGCCCAGCTGGGAGCGCGCGCGGGAAATCGCCGCGAGCCTGCACGCGCGCGGCGTGCTGACCAAGCTGCGCGACTCGGCCGGGCAGGACGTCGATGGCGGCTGCGGGCAGTTGCGGGCGCGCGCCGGCCGCGCCATCGCCCTGCGCCGCGCCTGA
- the apbC gene encoding iron-sulfur cluster carrier protein ApbC encodes MSITENDVKAALSAVIDPNTGKDFVSSKSIKNIQLSGSDVAFDVELGYPAASQVARIRDSVVAGVQALPGVGKVSARVHSKIVSHAVQRGLKLMPNVKNIIAVASGKGGVGKSTTAVNLALALSAEGASVGILDADIYGPSQPMMLGINGRPESRDGKTMEPLENHGVQVSSIGFMIDPDEPMVWRGPMVTGALQQLLEQTNWRDLDYLIVDMPPGTGDIQLTLSQKVPVTGAVIVTTPQDIALLDARKGLKMFEKVGIPIIGVVENMSTHICSNCGHHESIFGEGGGEKMCRDFGVEFLGKLPLTLSIREQTDSGRPTVVADPDGPVSAIYKEIARKLAVKVAEKAKDMSSKFPSIVVKND; translated from the coding sequence ATGAGCATCACTGAGAACGATGTCAAGGCAGCATTGTCGGCAGTCATCGATCCTAATACCGGGAAGGATTTCGTCTCTTCCAAGTCGATCAAGAACATCCAGCTCAGCGGCAGCGACGTCGCGTTCGACGTCGAACTGGGCTACCCGGCCGCCAGCCAGGTCGCGCGCATTCGCGACAGCGTCGTCGCCGGCGTCCAGGCGCTGCCGGGCGTCGGCAAGGTGAGCGCCAGGGTGCATAGCAAGATCGTGTCGCACGCGGTCCAGCGCGGCCTGAAGCTGATGCCGAACGTGAAGAACATCATTGCGGTCGCGTCCGGCAAGGGCGGGGTCGGCAAGTCGACCACCGCCGTCAACCTGGCGCTGGCACTGAGCGCCGAGGGGGCCAGCGTCGGCATCCTCGACGCCGACATCTACGGTCCTTCGCAGCCGATGATGCTGGGGATTAACGGCCGTCCCGAAAGCCGCGACGGCAAGACCATGGAGCCGCTCGAGAACCACGGCGTGCAGGTGTCCTCGATCGGCTTCATGATCGATCCGGACGAGCCGATGGTGTGGCGCGGCCCGATGGTCACCGGCGCCTTGCAGCAGCTGCTCGAACAGACCAACTGGCGCGACCTCGACTACCTCATCGTCGACATGCCGCCAGGCACCGGCGACATCCAGCTGACCCTGTCGCAGAAGGTGCCGGTCACCGGCGCCGTGATCGTCACCACGCCGCAGGACATCGCGCTGCTGGACGCGCGCAAGGGCCTCAAGATGTTCGAGAAGGTCGGCATTCCGATCATCGGCGTGGTAGAGAACATGAGCACCCACATCTGCTCGAACTGCGGCCACCACGAATCGATCTTCGGCGAAGGCGGCGGCGAGAAGATGTGCCGCGATTTCGGCGTCGAGTTCCTCGGCAAACTCCCGCTGACCCTGTCGATTCGCGAGCAGACCGATTCCGGCCGCCCGACCGTGGTCGCCGATCCGGACGGCCCGGTGTCGGCCATCTACAAGGAAATCGCGCGCAAGCTTGCCGTCAAGGTGGCCGAGAAGGCGAAGGACATGAGCAGCAAGTTCCCGAGCATCGTCGTCAAGAACGACTGA
- a CDS encoding EAL domain-containing protein: protein MLNVAQPRQSQASLNQIILSAVDLARICLRMDVAFVSEFKDGRRIFRHIAAAGSALPVQPGHSDPLEESYCQHVVNGTIPAIVDDSHIYPVLKRLGCTEALKIRAHLGVPIWLSDGSVFGTFCCYNHSPQCSLREVDVDALRRFAALMASMLEQRVLAERAIEQTCARLSDVIAGRAITIALQPIVDLDNGAVLGYEALSRFPAPDTSPARWFAEAHQVDKGAELEMLAIELALSKLALLPPHAYLSLNVSPHTILGGALPARLQGAALDRLVLEITEHAPIEEYPALVAALAGLRRAGLRLAIDDAGSGYASFRHILQLQPDIIKLDQSIVGGIDLASGRRALAAALTGFARDTGSAVVAEGIETEAERDVLRQLGIKAGQGYLLGRPAPPA from the coding sequence ATGTTGAATGTGGCGCAACCCCGGCAATCGCAAGCATCGCTGAACCAGATCATCCTGTCCGCAGTCGATCTGGCACGGATTTGCCTGCGGATGGATGTGGCCTTCGTTTCGGAATTCAAGGACGGGCGCCGCATCTTTCGCCACATTGCAGCGGCGGGTAGCGCGCTTCCGGTCCAGCCCGGGCACTCCGATCCGCTAGAAGAGAGCTATTGCCAGCACGTGGTCAACGGGACCATCCCCGCCATTGTCGACGACAGCCACATCTATCCCGTCCTCAAGCGCCTGGGCTGCACCGAGGCGCTGAAGATCCGCGCCCACCTGGGCGTGCCGATCTGGCTGTCGGACGGTTCGGTGTTCGGCACATTCTGCTGCTACAACCACAGCCCGCAGTGCTCCTTGCGCGAGGTCGACGTCGATGCCCTGCGGCGCTTCGCGGCGCTGATGGCGAGCATGCTGGAACAACGGGTGCTCGCCGAACGGGCGATCGAGCAGACCTGCGCGCGCCTGTCCGACGTGATCGCCGGGCGCGCCATCACGATTGCCTTGCAGCCGATCGTCGACCTGGACAACGGGGCCGTACTGGGCTACGAGGCGCTGTCGCGCTTTCCCGCCCCCGACACCTCCCCCGCAAGATGGTTCGCCGAGGCGCACCAGGTCGACAAAGGCGCCGAACTGGAGATGCTGGCGATCGAACTCGCGCTGTCCAAGCTGGCGCTGTTGCCGCCCCATGCCTACCTGTCGCTCAATGTATCGCCGCATACCATCCTGGGCGGCGCGCTGCCCGCCCGCCTGCAGGGTGCGGCACTGGACCGGCTGGTCCTGGAGATTACCGAACACGCACCGATCGAAGAATATCCGGCGCTCGTCGCGGCGCTTGCCGGCTTGCGCCGAGCCGGACTTCGGCTGGCGATCGACGATGCCGGTTCCGGCTACGCGAGCTTCCGTCACATCCTCCAGTTGCAGCCCGACATCATCAAGCTCGACCAGAGCATCGTCGGCGGGATCGACCTTGCCTCCGGTCGCCGGGCGCTCGCCGCGGCGCTCACCGGCTTCGCGCGCGATACCGGCAGCGCCGTCGTGGCCGAGGGAATCGAAACCGAGGCGGAACGGGACGTGCTGCGCCAGCTCGGCATCAAGGCCGGACAGGGCTACCTGCTCGGGCGCCCCGCGCCGCCCGCCTGA